GCTCCGAGCTCGTCCTGGAGTTCCTGCTGATTATAGTCTTTCTGTGGATGACCATTGGCCTTAGCCTTTCCAACCCGAAAGACATCGCCGAATATTTGCATGATGGCATATACACGGTCGACATCCACAGTGGTTTTTCTGAACTGAGCCACTGCTAAGATTGCCATTGGGTTATCCGCCGCAAGAGCGGCTAAGCCGGACTCGGTCAAATGCTGAATGATCTCGCTGAGATATTTCTCGTCCCGATTTCCCGAGGAAGCACGACGGCTGAGGGCGGATGACAGCAGTGTATCGCAGTCGTGGAAGAGGTAATTAAGCCGCAGTGGACTCTGCCGAGGAGGGTTTGTGTTGATAGTCATTGCGTTTTTCGAAAGAATCATTGCACGGCTACCGATAAAAGCCTCCTGCAAAGTCCAGAGCGAGGAGAACCAAGGATCCTTGATAAGGTGTTTGAGCGCTCTGGCTGTTTTCGCCGGCCAGTCGCTGTTAGTGATGATGTGGTTCGAATAGCAATCAGAGCCTCCGGCTTCTTCCGAAGCAGTCGTTTTCAGCAAGTCATGATGAATCCCAACGAGGAATTTCTCATCGAGGTGACTAAGCCAGACGTACACATTCTGAGCATTTCGAAAAATCCGCGCCTGCCGGCCCACCTCGAAATACTTTCTGGGCTTCTCCCGTTGATCGATGCAAGCAACATCAAGCCAGAGGAATTCGATAGGCCCTTCTGTGTCCTTGGATTCGGAAGTGACGGCCCGcttgatggcgtcttggAACTCTTTAGCTTCGAAATGCTCTGGACGGATTCGGGGAATAGCCCATGGCGTATTTTGGATAGCAACAGCCTTCACATTGGGGGAATCCGCGTCGTCTTTAATTTGAAACCGCCCCCAGGTATACGAAAGCGCATTGTAAGCTGGGTTCCGAGTGGAGCCATAGATATTCCCTGGTTCCCATCTGTGGGGTGTCATTGTTTCGACATGTAGCAGGAGCCGCGGCCACGGTCCCTCATTGTCGAAGTCGGGGTGGTCTTGGTCGatgtcggccatggtgaaggAAGTGTGATGCTGAGATGGCAGGGCCACCTTTTTGCCCCTGATGAATCGTCGAGTTTAAAATGTTTGGCGGTTCAACTGTCAACGATGCAAAGAATTTGCGTGCGCGTAATAAACAGTGCTCGTACACGCAATTGCGATGGGTATATAGCCTGCCGGTGCCTAATTCAAAGGCTGGATTCATTGGGCAACGTCTAACGCAGCCACAGCGGCTATTGACGCTTTCTGGGTGGCCTGCAGAACACAGGATGTTGAAAATGGCAAAAATAGAAGCCCTGTCGACCGCCCATGGGTACATGTACGTGACCAAGTCTCTGCCCAGCGCACCTGAAACACCACTCATCTTAGAATTCAAAGACGCGCATCGCTGACTCATTTTGACGGGCCCGGCAAAGGcccagcctcatcatcgtcgtccctTGGGCCCCGGCACGAAGTCCAAAGCCGCTAAGAATGAGCAACTCCGACCCACACCCGCTTTGGAAGGTCGTGGACCAGCACTTTGATGTCACAGGTACCGAGCCGGAATTCACTCCCATGTTTGGCAGGCTGTATCTCATCGCCTCCGCCATTGGAGCGTACGACGAAGCATTCGCAGCTCGGGTCGCCACCACGCTCCCGATGAAAACACTTCATCCCGTGCAAGAAAAGTCATTTTGGATTATTTTGGCATTGGTGGGCTGAAAATGGCTCCTTCTTCCGTGATAGGCCGGGCGAGGGTCCCgtcgagctcgtcaacgGCGCTCGCCACGTTCTGGACACCATATACCCACCTTCCTTCCTGGTCAGACAACTCATGAAGTGCGAGCTGCTAGGTCACGGCCATACATCGCGACCCGGATATATGGCGCAGCCACGCCAACAGGCGGCGATTGCCAGAGCCTGCCATGAGCTTGCCCTTATGAGGGAACGATCACGTGACTTTCATACTTTATGAATAGTCTCATTTAACTTATGAACATTTGTGTAAATAGCTTCAGTCAGAGTTTTCCTTAGgaatctctttctctcctcgtAAACAATCATTTTACGCAAGTCGCACTCGACCTCGTTCGTGCTCTTGTACCGTCACAGCCCTTCCCAGCTACTTTGAAACTCTGGACTCTGGCGCATTCACAGGGCTGGGATCGCTACCACCCGGCATGCCAGCCGTTCCACCTCCACACGTCAGCCATTCGGGGCCGAGGATACTGGGCGAGGCCGAATTGTCCGGATCTAATCCTAAATGCCCTTTGGGGGTTGATGCGAACCCCTGCACTTGGCTACCAAAGGAGCAAGGGCTTCCATTCTTTCTGTGGGATAGGCATACTCAACGCACCGTCGAAGTCCCATCTCTCCCACCACGGCCTGCTTATACCGCCATCAGTCACACCTGGGGACGCTGGGAGAAGGTGGAGGCGGGGCAAAGAAGGAAGACGGCGGTCCCTGGTgtcgatggatgggaagTGCCCGAGAATACCATCTTCGATGTCAGATCACTTCCTGCCTTGCTCGCTAAGGTTCCCACCTCTACCCGATTTATCTGGTTTGACCTCGTATGCATTCCCCAGGGTCGCTCGCCCCGAGCCCAGGACGAAATCGCGCGTCAGGCCGAGATCTTCAGAAACGCAGCGCATTCGATTATTTGGCTCAGCAAGCTTTGGTCATGGGAGGGGGTACGCTCAGCAGTAGCCTGGATGGCTCTGGTGTTTTTAAACGTCCACCCAGATCCACGGTGTGAGGCCCGTGAATACGCTTGCGGCCCATCCGTGCGAAGAAGCTGTACTGGGCTGTTCGAGCCCTACGACTTTAGCCCTTGCATTCGGCGGCACGAGATGACTGTATGTGAATGGTTTGACTCGCTCTGGACTCTGCAAGATGTCTGTCTGCGGCCGGACATGTGGCTCTGCAACCAGGATTGGGAGCTGTTGACCGTCGGAGTTCAGCGCGTGCCTGTGgccatcaacgccctcatcGCCCTAACAAATGAATGCGCACAATATCACCACCGTCATATGGCCACGTTTAAGATTGACGACTTCCCAGGCCATTCCTTCAAACCTTCCTTCGACCCCACGACCAACGAGACACCGGCTGACGGCATGTTCGGCGGCCTTCTCAGCTATGGGGTTTTCCACCCAGGTTTCCTGGAACTATTTGAACTTTTTGAACGATCCGGGCTTGAGCAGTTGTGGTTCATACAACCAAAAAACATCTTGGATCTCGACTCCTGGCGATTTTGCAAGTCTCGGCGAGCCGAGGCTATCATGTCAGTGCTTGGAATCAAGAATTGGTACCAAGCACTTAAGAACGCCCCGGAACCTGCGGAAGGCAACCTCGTACTTGGCCAGTACCCCATTGAATTCATTCAGGAGGTAGCCACATCATTGGGTGCGGCCTTTACGATACTTTACGTTGCACCGACGTCATCTTGCACGATTGTCCAACATCAGCGCAACGGGAATCTTTAATGCCGTTTGCTCCTAAAGCTAACCTGTTGGGTTCAAACTCCTCAGTTGGTGTTACAATGCGTCAGGTAATTGGGGGATGGGTCGACGAAGCGCAGCATCCATCCGTAGCTGGCTGGACCATCCGACAAGACGGATCCGTCCACATGCCTAGTATTGGCCTCATAGCGTCATCGCTGGACCATCTGGCGGGAGAAAGCGAGGGTATTATATGCGTGATGTGGCTCCGGTATAATTTCAAGCCCAAGCCGGACACCAGATTTCTGCCGCCCAAAAACATGAGAACCCACACCGTGGAACTTCGCGAATGGTTGGCATCACATCTTGTCGAGGACGGCCCCAACTATGCCGTTGagctcttctctctcttctctcctccttttCGGATGAAACGGGGCATACTTCTGAAAGAGTTTAAGCACTCCCCAGGATCATTGATCAAGATTGGAAACTGGGCCGCGAACTTTAACTTTCGTGCTCCCGAGACTGTACATAAGGTTATCAGTTGGGAAGTGTATTAAATACATTCGAACTCCATCGATTGAGGTGGTTCAGAAAACAGGAACACATATTTGTTAGAATTTGGTTGTACTACTTGTAGATGTATTATGCTCTCTATCTACTGTATGGCAAGTTTTttctaatatttattataatgTATTACCTCTAGTTTATTACTTACCTATACGGTAGCTTTCTATGATTAGTATATAGAACACCGCTATTCCTAGACGTAGTGCTTTCTATATAGCTCTATAAGTTATGTATTAGCgatattaaaataatatactttttaaatataatttcAGCATTCCAAGACTTAATGCTATGACTAAGATTAACCCTCTCTAACTCTAGGCTAGAAACCTCAAGccttaactaagataaaaaGGCTGTTAGTTACTCTAAGCTAGTCCCTCACTCCTTTCCTCCCTTATAATCTCTCATACGCACTAATATGACTTTGATCGCAAGAACCTCGTCGGCGTATCTGGACAACTGTATCTTTCGACTCTGTGCCGGCAGTAACTCGTCTTTGATAGAGCGAACCACCGTGTGTAAGCTATGGCTGGATATAGCTAGCCCTGAAATTTGAATTCCCAAGTATTATGTCCTTCACCCTCTCCTTCGCTAGGCCTACAGATTTAGCCTCTTCCACTTCTAGAGTTGCCTTGACGTATCCATGCTGGCCTTGGAGGCACACTGCTCCTTTTTGACTGAGCACTTTCGCAATGGCTTCCTGAGTCCTTCCACACCCTTCCCAACCGAGGAGCCGTATAATGTGCATCGCCAAGACACAATAAATTTGTTGACCCAACCAAAGGTATTGTATCGGCTCACTCATCCaggagagcaagagcaagccGATAGGGAAGTATAGA
This genomic interval from Fusarium keratoplasticum isolate Fu6.1 chromosome 9, whole genome shotgun sequence contains the following:
- a CDS encoding HET domain-containing protein; the encoded protein is MSNSDPHPLWKVVDQHFDVTGTEPEFTPMFGRLYLIASAIGAYFETLDSGAFTGLGSLPPGMPAVPPPHVSHSGPRILGEAELSGSNPKCPLGVDANPCTWLPKEQGLPFFLWDRHTQRTVEVPSLPPRPAYTAISHTWGRWEKVEAGQRRKTAVPGVDGWEVPENTIFDVRSLPALLAKVPTSTRFIWFDLVCIPQGRSPRAQDEIARQAEIFRNAAHSIIWLSKLWSWEGVRSAVAWMALVFLNVHPDPRCEAREYACGPSVRRSCTGLFEPYDFSPCIRRHEMTVCEWFDSLWTLQDVCLRPDMWLCNQDWELLTVGVQRVPVAINALIALTNECAQYHHRHMATFKIDDFPGHSFKPSFDPTTNETPADGMFGGLLSYGVFHPGFLELFELFERSGLEQLWFIQPKNILDLDSWRFCKSRRAEAIMSVLGIKNWYQALKNAPEPAEGNLVLGQYPIEFIQEVATSLGAAFTILYVAPTSSCTIVQHQRNGNL